One genomic region from Synergistaceae bacterium encodes:
- a CDS encoding FTR1 family iron permease, producing the protein MNPLLKCKKGFAYFAGLMFLLTVIILTANISEAAKKKKHYDDWRGVAADMALEFNAAIDDVIADKYQDAYKHVNDAYFKYYEVQGVERTVMYAISAARVNHIEAQFRDIKHVLLGNQQKDKGELLRQIEALKIKVYKDSMVLDGYATVEDPDSVGEAIYADTKVTRPEILTSAKTDSQPEISPSAKESSLAEIPPSAEKSATAKSPVNRDWLTFLTAFGLLVREGLEAILVIAAIVAYLIKTGNKNMLKGVYLGSFAAVIASVILAWALETLMGEQSGVARELLEGWTMFLAVAVLFYVSNWMLSKADNIAWENYISGKVQQSIDSKSQWTLIFAAFIAVMREGAELILFYSAAFTGGMSNPAYIAYGIAAGVVVLVIVWVCFRYFSVRLPLRAFFMFTSVLLFLMCISFMGKGVVELTEADVITGRTVIPAMKGFSIEILSIYDRAETLIPQIMLVIAAVWIMLPHIFRKKDKSPAK; encoded by the coding sequence ATGAATCCCTTGCTGAAGTGTAAGAAGGGCTTTGCATATTTTGCAGGGCTAATGTTTCTGCTGACTGTAATAATTTTAACCGCGAATATTTCAGAGGCCGCCAAGAAAAAGAAGCACTATGACGACTGGCGGGGAGTCGCGGCTGATATGGCACTCGAATTTAACGCGGCAATTGATGACGTTATAGCCGACAAATATCAGGACGCATACAAACATGTGAATGACGCTTACTTCAAGTACTATGAAGTTCAGGGAGTCGAACGCACAGTGATGTACGCGATTTCGGCGGCGAGGGTCAATCACATTGAGGCACAATTCCGGGACATTAAGCACGTTCTGTTAGGCAATCAGCAGAAAGACAAAGGAGAATTGCTGAGACAGATTGAGGCACTGAAGATAAAAGTCTACAAGGACTCAATGGTTCTTGACGGCTATGCGACAGTTGAAGACCCTGACAGCGTAGGCGAGGCGATTTACGCAGACACGAAAGTTACGCGCCCGGAAATTCTCACGTCAGCAAAAACAGACTCACAGCCGGAAATTTCACCGTCAGCAAAAGAATCATCACTCGCAGAAATTCCCCCGTCAGCCGAAAAATCAGCCACAGCAAAATCACCAGTCAACCGCGACTGGCTAACATTCTTGACGGCGTTCGGGCTTCTCGTGCGTGAAGGTCTTGAAGCGATACTAGTTATCGCTGCAATCGTGGCATATCTCATCAAGACGGGCAACAAGAACATGCTGAAGGGCGTTTATCTCGGCTCATTCGCGGCGGTAATTGCGAGCGTGATTCTTGCGTGGGCGTTAGAGACTCTCATGGGAGAGCAGAGCGGAGTCGCCCGTGAGCTGTTAGAGGGATGGACGATGTTTCTTGCGGTGGCGGTACTGTTCTACGTCAGCAACTGGATGCTGTCAAAGGCTGACAATATCGCGTGGGAAAACTACATAAGCGGGAAGGTTCAGCAGTCAATAGACAGTAAATCGCAGTGGACGTTAATTTTTGCGGCGTTCATAGCAGTGATGAGGGAGGGCGCAGAATTAATCCTCTTTTACTCTGCGGCCTTCACGGGAGGAATGAGCAATCCGGCATATATCGCTTACGGGATCGCGGCGGGCGTTGTCGTTCTCGTGATTGTGTGGGTGTGCTTCAGATATTTCAGCGTGAGGCTTCCTTTACGGGCGTTCTTCATGTTCACGAGCGTGCTGCTTTTCCTGATGTGCATATCGTTCATGGGAAAGGGCGTTGTTGAGCTGACAGAAGCGGACGTTATCACGGGGCGCACGGTCATTCCGGCCATGAAGGGATTTAGCATTGAGATATTGAGCATATACGACAGGGCGGAGACTCTAATCCCTCAAATAATGCTCGTAATCGCGGCGGTGTGGATTATGTTACCGCACATTTTCAGGAAAAAGGATAAATCCCCGGCGAAATAA
- a CDS encoding iron transporter, whose protein sequence is MKKIILAVLVLALAGTAFAAPAPVAAPVSMKPGEAGFEEIPIGETQVGPYNVAAVYFQAVDMYPTGKGLSREESDMHLEADIHLKPEAAVAYGFGNGEDIWPAYLTVKYEIIPLSSKKPVMSGSFMPMNADDGPHYGANIAKGLKVGKYTLRFIIEPPTDYLLHIDDETGVPAKTGAKEFFKTHTVEFKWDYTAEQLQK, encoded by the coding sequence ATGAAGAAAATCATTCTTGCGGTATTGGTACTTGCGCTTGCTGGCACGGCGTTTGCGGCTCCGGCTCCTGTGGCGGCTCCCGTCTCAATGAAGCCCGGTGAGGCAGGGTTCGAGGAGATTCCCATCGGTGAGACTCAGGTCGGCCCGTATAACGTTGCGGCGGTATACTTTCAGGCCGTTGACATGTACCCGACAGGCAAAGGACTTTCACGCGAGGAGTCAGACATGCACCTTGAGGCAGATATTCACCTCAAGCCGGAAGCAGCAGTAGCCTACGGATTCGGCAACGGCGAGGACATCTGGCCCGCGTATCTCACAGTGAAGTATGAGATTATCCCGCTGTCGAGCAAGAAGCCCGTAATGTCAGGCTCATTCATGCCCATGAACGCTGACGACGGCCCGCACTACGGCGCGAACATCGCAAAGGGTCTCAAAGTCGGCAAATATACTCTCCGTTTCATCATTGAGCCGCCTACGGATTACTTGCTTCACATTGACGATGAGACAGGAGTCCCGGCCAAGACAGGCGCAAAAGAGTTCTTCAAGACTCACACCGTCGAATTTAAGTGGGACTACACAGCCGAACAGTTACAGAAATAA